From Excalfactoria chinensis isolate bCotChi1 chromosome 4, bCotChi1.hap2, whole genome shotgun sequence, one genomic window encodes:
- the NDUFA1 gene encoding NADH dehydrogenase [ubiquinone] 1 alpha subcomplex subunit 1 translates to MWYEILPGMAIMGVCLSIPGLSTIYMHRWCNGGKEKRVARNPYQWTLMERDRRLSGVNKYYVSKGLENID, encoded by the exons ATGTGGTACGAGATCCTGCCCGGCATGGCCATCATGGGTGTCTGCCTCAGCATACCCGGGCTGTCCACCATCTACATGCACCGCTGGTGCAACGGCGGCAAG GAGAAGAGGGTCGCCCGCAATCCGTACCAATGGACGCTGATGGAGAGGGACCGGAGGCTGTCGGGGGTCAACAAGTACTACGTGTCCAAG ggtCTGGAGAACATCGACTAA